The DNA region CGTCGATGCTCATGTCACCGAGATTCCTCGCATATTCCGTCTCCCTCAAGACTTCTTATCCGATAAGAAACCTTCTGTTTCCTCCTCTGATCCCGCAATCCCTATCATCGACTTTGCAGACGTCCACGTCTCGCGTGAACATATCGTTGAGAAGATCAAAGACGCTGCAGGGAACTGGGGTTTTTTCCAGGTGATCAATCATGACGTTCCTTTAACCGTTCTTGAAGAGATTCAAGAAGGAGTTCGAAGGTTCTTTGAGCAAGATCCCGAGGTTAAGAAAGCTTACTTCACTCGGGACGCCGCCAAGACATTTGTATACAATAGTAACTTTGATCTGTATGGCTCTTCTTTATGCGTTGGCTGGAGAGACAGCTTCGCTTGTTACATGTCTCCTGATCCTCCAAATCCTGAAGAGCTCCCTGTGGTTTGCAGGtaactttttttctctctagagGTTCTGGACCGAAAGCCAGTACATCCTCTAGGGCGAAACCCAAACCATTTTAAATTGACTATCTTTGTAGAAAAGCAAACCTCTCCCAACAACCCAACAAGAATTGGACCCATGACTCTTTAATTAATACCTACTAGATAATATAAGCATTTTATGCTTTTAGCCACTATGCCAACTCTTTAGTTGGTAGGTACATAACTTTCTCTTTCAAGAATCGTCTCACAAAACTTATTGAGTCATGAttgtaatatataatatcatatataCTGGTTCAGGGATGCTATGATCGAACACACGAAGCATATAAAGAGCTTAGGTGTCTTGCTTTTTGAACTCTTGTCGGAAGCTCTCGGTCTGAGCTCTGATAAGCTTAAGAGCATGGACTGTATGAAGGGTTTTCTTATGATATGCCACTACTACCCTCCATGTCCTCAACCTGACTTAACCATCGGCACAAATAACCATTCAGACAACTCTTTCCTCACTGTTCTtcttcaagaccaagtcggtgGCCTTCAGATTCATCATCAAGACCATTGGGTCGATGTTACACCTATTCCCGGGGCTCTTGTTATCAACATAGGAGATTTCTTGCAGGCAAAAGCTCAttaatctatttttaatatatttataacaaacaGTGTCTGCTTTTGTTGAGAATCTGAGAGATGTCTTTGATATGCAGCTTATAACCAACGACAAGTTCATAAGCGCAGAGCATAGGGTGCTTTCAAACAGAAATGAAACGAGGATTTCAGTAGCGAGCTTTTTCAGCACGAGTATGCTTCCGAATGCAACTGTTTATGGCCCTATCAAAGAGCTTCTCTCTGAAAAAAACCCTCCAAAATACAGAGAGTTTACTTTAGAAGAGTATACAAAAGGATACTTTAAAAAGGGCCTTGATGGAACATCTTATCTGTCCAATTTCAAGATATGACAAAGAATAATACAAAACGTCTTTACAAAAATAGTACAAAACATCTGGTATGTTATAACTTGTAATATATAACCTTGTAATATATttgttgtaacttgtaagatatttttgtatttcatGCATATCTATTTGGTCAGTCCTTGTTACATTGTCACTTCTCTAAACTATTTGAACCAAAAAGAACAAAGAAGAGCTTTGGATGGGATCTAAAGCTTCAAACTCCATTTACTTACGTTTTTGACCCTTGAAAGTTGTTTATTATAGAAAGCTAGATGATATTTGTCTTAGTCTTAACAAATTTTTACTTAGCCAAACCAAACTGATCAAAATAATTTGGTATGTTATGTTGTTACAGTCATTTAATTATCTTGATTAATTTAGCGATTTGTTTTGGTGTGGAGGGATGCTATGAGAAACACTGAGTTTCTAGCTCCTTAtgcttaagttttttttattagtacCTTGTACAATATGTGTAAACTCAAACGTTGTTGACCTTGTAGAAGACGTGAAGCTTTATGCAAGTGTTTTAGGACTTCgttatttgagattttgtaaCATAGCTAGTTTGTATTTTATGTTCTCATGGGATCTTAATAAGAGTCCTTATCTTGAAGAGACTAACTAGACTTTACTAGTAGACAACTGCTTACTCAAGATAtagatgaaacaaaaaatatctaatatcAATCTAGAATGTTTTTGAATTGAATGTTAAATTCATTCAAATCAAATCCGTTGTCTACATCAATTACAACTTAATTTGAAAGtgtaaaagaataaaaaaccaTCCTAATATATACGTTGTGTTGGTGTTTattattttgcttttttttaataacttgaAATTTGACAGATGTTATCCCTTTGTGTACTCTTTTCATGATATTTCTGACTGTAAGAGGTTTCTTCAGAGAGAAGCTCCTTAAGCTGTGGAGTTTAGATTCGTAGGATAGCAGAAGAAGCAGGCGACTGAAATCCTCGGTCCAACTCTGTTTGCAAGCACCCTATGGTTCACGCTTATGAACTTGTTGTTAGTCATCTTCTacacaaaccaaacaaaacgtGAGACATAAACTCGATGCATCTCTTACCAAAACCTCTGGTTCTATGTATATGGCTcttatacttttttttgaacaatcaTGTCTCTTATACTTAAGTTATGCATCAATGATATCACCTCCAAGAAATCTCCAACGTTGATGATAAGAGCCTCGAGAATAGGCGTTACATCAACCCAACAGTCTTGATGAAGAACTTGAAGACCACCGATTTTATCTTGAAGAAGAATAGTGATGAAAGTGTTGTCTGTATGTTTCCTTGTGCCCAAAGTTAGGTCAGGTCGTGGGCAGGGAGGGTAATAATAACAGATCATTTGCAAACCCTTTGTGCAACCCATCCTGTTAAGAGTCTCAGGGCTCAAACCAAGAGCTTCTGAAATGAGTTCAAAGATCAGACCACCTAACCTCTTCACATGATCCGAGTATCCAATCATAGCATCCCTGCAAGCCACTGGGAGCTCCTCAGAGTTTGGAAGATCAGGAGCCATGTAACAAGCGAAGCTAATCTCTCCAGTTACCAACAGACAAATCTTCACGTTCGAAACTGTTAAAGTAATCGAATGTCTTGGTGTGGTCTCGCGAGAAGTAAGATTTCTTAACCTCAGGATCGTCCCCATGAAACCTAACAACTCCATCTTTGATCTCTTCAAGAACAGTTAAAGGAACACCATGGTTGATCACCTGGAACATTCCCCACTTCTCTGCAGCGTCTTTGATCTCCTCCACTACACGTTCACGTGATAGTGCATCCTTGTGGACGCCTGTTAAGTCTATGACAGGGACTGCGAAGTCTGAGGCGGAGACTGAAGGTTTCTTGTCTTCCAAGTCATCGTTCGTTTCATAATTTGAGTTTTTGGccatttttgtatttgttttatatgttttcgtTCAAGATTTCTCACAAAGGCTGATATATCTAATAGATAGAGACAATAAAATGGAGGAGGAAGAGACCAGGCATGAGGCAACAGAAGAGACACGTGGAAAAGATCATTCAATGCATGAGAAGCGTCAGGACAAGATTTAGACTTTTaagagttttgttttgttttgttaacttTTCACCTTTTACGTTAACCGTTCACTTCAGTTCATGTTCAAGACAAATCATGTTTCTTATTGTATACAGACAACAACTACAAAATCATTTATAgaaatatcttttattattttatccaTACATCTATCAgaagatatataatataagctTATTCCATCTTGTTCTTGGGATGATCATCACAAGGAGCAAAGAGTCAAGAGACACACACACATTCATACTTCTACATGTTAGGTTTTATAGTAATAGCAAAAGCGAGAATAACATTAAAGCTTTATCTTTGATCATTTCTAACCATTTTTCCCCAAACTTGTAGCAATCTGATCAGAAGAATCTTGAATACCTTCCAAATTCTTCCCTTCTGACACCAGCGAGCAAGAATGAGAAACCATGAACACACTCCTAAcactcgaagaagaagaagactcagCAGTAGAAAACAAacccctttcttcttcttctctaataACTTCATTGAATCCTCTAAgtttcttcatctctctctcttcatcttcttcttcttcttcttcaacggGTTTCACTCTCTTTGACCCATTGTAACGAACATCCGACGGTACTTGCTGGTCATTAGAAGACGGGCAAAGACCATGTTCTTTAACGGTATTAGCAGCCTCTAGGGCCTCGAAGCTATCAGCTACAATCTCATCAGGCGCTGCTCCTATCATGATTTGTGCCTCACGAGTTCTTGATATGGCTTTTGTTAGCAGCTCCCGAGCTGTGTCGATATCTACGATGGGTTTGGCGTAGTTTGTTCCGAGTTCCACACCGGAAGCTTTGAGTACGGTTAAAGGAGCGtcccatggatgatggatccaTTCAGTTGGCAACCTCGAGAGCTCGGGTAGCCATTGCCTTATGTACTCGCCTTCCGGGTCATACTTTGCGCCTTGTATCTGAAACCAAACCAGAAAGACACTTCTCAATCAGACAAacagacaacaacaacaaatagTCTCATGTAGCTTAAAACAATAAAGTACCAGAGGTCATTAGCTCAACTAGAAAGGATCTGGCCATTGTGTCAGAGGTTCCTAGTCCACTGGaacaaaactaatattacaATTTCTAGTTTCGGGTTTAGGGGGATTACTGGTTTCAAACCCGAACTTCTCGGTTAGGCCACGGAACCTAAGAACAAACCGGAAGTGAACTGAAATACCCGAAACTGACTGAAACCCTCAAATATCCAAATGGTtcctaaatttatatatctgaaataaccaaaataataaaaccGGAAACCAaatgaaaactattttttccGGATATTTTCCGGTTACTAGTTTTTCTATCCAAACCAAACCTGAAAATAGTCGGATCCTCTAACCTCCTATCCAAACTACCGAATGGATACCCAAACAGCCAATGCCTACTCTCGGTAttcaaaaagagagagaaaaaaaactaaaagatgaGTTTAAAAGTTTACTGCAGGATTGTCCAAGCGATCAAGCTCGTGGCCATCAGGCAAGCTCCCGGAGATATACTGCCATCCAATGATGTCACACTCCAAATCAGCATCCAAAAGAGTATCCCAAAAATACTTCATCCCCCATTTCCACGGAAGGAGAAGAAACTTCACAGCAAAGCTCGAAACAATCACTCTTATCCTGTTATGCATCCATCCAGTAGCCCAAAGCTCTCTCATCCCAGCATCCACCAACGGATAACCAGTCCTGCCTTGCCTCCACGCCTTGAACTTCTCGACATCAGCATCCCAAGGGAAGAAACGGAGATGGCTCAGCAAAGACTGCTCGTGAGTAAAAGGGAAGTTGAAACATATATAACGTGAATAGTCTCTTAGACCGATCCCTCTGAGGAAAAGATCAGCACTCTCTTCTCCTTCGCCGTTCTTGTCTCTCGTCCATATGATCTGTTTCATCCTAGCGCATTGGAACACGCGTCTGACGCTTATCTCCCCGAAGTGGAGATAGGGAGAGAGCAGCGAGGTCGAGTTCCCAACGACTTTCTTGCTGTTCTTTGCGTAGTCTATGAGCTGCTTCTCGATGAACTCGTTTAGTATCTTGTCAGCGTTGCTCCACCCTGGTGACCAAGCTCTGGTTAGCAACGCGTTGCTCGGCTTCTCGGCCTCGTTTTCTAGTCCTAGCTCTTCGATTGAACACGCCCAAACAGTTTCAGCTGCTGACAcaaaagaaaacacacacaaatcaAACTGTTATGTCCCCCcaaaaaaagttgaaaaatgtttttttttttaatttaaaaatgctCTTTTTACCTGCAGTGAGAGGAACCAAGCGCCAAGGAGGAGGAAGCACAACGGATTCAACAGACATGTCTAAGCACTTCTTCCAGTAAGAATTAAAACTAGTAAAAGGTTTGCCCTTTTCACAGTATATCTCCCACGGCTCATACAATAGATCACCGTTGTAGCTTTGCACAGAGACACCACGTTCCACAAGCTTCTCCTTCACGGTATGGTCCCTAACCAACGAAACAGGATCTACAACAAGGAAAGGGTAACTTCATATCAACCTCAGCTGAATGaacaagagatagagagagaggagagtTAAGTACCGTAGAGGTGATTAAAGACGACTTTAGTAGCACCGGTTGCACGAACACAGTCCAAGATAGCTGAAACGGTGTTATGGGTTTTGATCAAAGTGAGGTGAGAACCAAGAGCCTTCAAGGACTGGCTCAAGTGAGCAAGTGATTGTTTCATCCACCATCTAGAAGCTCTTCCTGGATAAAACTGTCCTTCTTCTTCGGGACACCAGATGAAAACAGGGAAAACGGATCCTTCGTGAGCAGCGGCTGCTAATGCAGGGTTGTCCTCGATCCTTAGGTCCCTTCTGAACCAAACTATAGTCTTTTTGTTTGTCGACATGCTTATTATGACACAAACTCAGCTAAACTCCACTACTCTCTGTCCAAATAATACCAAACTATAAATCAAAAATCTTTAAAACCCTTTACCTcaaaaacagagaaagcaagatACTTTCAGCTCAAAGATCAATTATCTACTAGTTGAAAGCATATTCAAGAAGTAAATGTttgaataaaatcaaaattttgaaacttttttttaccAGAATTTAATCAGAGTTGAGGGCAGAGATCTTTGGGCAGCTTTGAATCTTGAGGAGAAAGAAGAACTTTGGAGTTGTGAAGAGTGATTGATTATTGATGACCGACCTCTGCTTCCTATTTTGGGTATGAAAGTTAAAGACTTTGAGATCTAAATGACAATACCCATGATGAAGAGTGTTGTATGTATTGCAATAATGCGGAAATAATATTTCAGTACAGAGACAAAAGCAGCCAACTTTATCCACAACTAGTGGCGTTCGAATttaattggttttttttttacccATCTCATTTTTCATTTGCTCTTGTAAGATTTTCATggggatcatcatcatcatcatcaacgaACGAACTTTTTGGTATAAGTAGATATTTTACAAGGAATCGAATGTCGTTTTGCTTTTTATAAAAGAACATTTTATATTGGGCCTATAAAGTGCAGTGAATAATCATCTTCTCTTACGTTGTCTAACGTTGGGTGGTTCACTGGTTCATGAACACGATTCTGGTCATGCCCACTTTTGGTTGAATCCACTGAATATTACTATAAAGGCTTTAAAGATGAGAACTTGATTCTCATTTCCTACTGGAGTCTAATCAAGATCCACTactttttttattactttacAAAAGGTAAAGATAAACATTAAATTCTCTTGTTTGGTGCACACAAAAAACAACATTGAATTCTCTTAAAACTTTGAATATTTGTATTTCTCATCCCTTTATATGACTCGAATCCTAGTTTAGTGGACCAGTGCCTAATGCCTATTGTTTATGATTCGATTTCTAATTTCAGTTTAGTAaaagttgtttttttattactaTGGGTAAACCAAATCAGACACAAAGAAAAAACGGAGTACATGAATATCAGCGCAGGGACAGTGTTTGGGAGATCTTTTAAACACACTCTTTATTTCAACAAAGCCCTCAAAGCTTTGTTGATCTCACACCTGACTGAGAAGAAGAGTATTGGTTTAAGAGAGGCATGAGTAGGCCAAGTCCTTCTCTTCCTTCAGCTCCTCTGCAGTCAAATCCATCTTCTTCCTTGATACTTCATCGATCAGAAGCCCTAAATCATACAAATTCACGTTAGTATATGTGAACTTGAGTATTTTGAGTTGTTAAAAGCGTGTCTTACTACCTTGGACAATACTCCACTCTCCATTGCGGCAAGTGACAGGGAAGGAGTAGATAAGTCCTGATGGAACGTTGTAAGAGCCATCTGAGTATACTCCCATGGAAACAAATGTCCCCTGAGAATTGAAACCAAAGAAAAATTGTCAGAACGGCTACAAGAAATAATAAACACATTCTGAATAATGGGAGAAGAGTTTAGTTATGAACCTCTGGAGTTCCAAGGACCCAGTCACGGATGTGGTCACATGCAGAGCTAGCAGCAGAGAGTGCACTAGACAACTTCCTGGCCTTGATGATTGCAGCTCCACGTTGCTGAACCGTAGTGATGAACTCTCCATTCAACCACTCATCGTTCTTGACGAGCTCACGGACAGGCTTTTCTCCAGACGAAGTCTGCACCTTAGCGTGGTTGACATCAGGGTACTGCGTGGATGAGTGGTTACCCCAGATGATCACGTTCTTAACATCAGAGACAGGCACGCTCAACCTCTCAGAGATCTGACCCAAGGCCCTGTTGTGGTCAAGCCTTGTCAAACAAGTGATGTTCTTCTCAGGGATGGATGGTGCAAATTCCTTGAGGATCAATGCGTTGGTGTTTGCAGGGTTTGCAACAACAAGAacctgaaaaaataaaaaataaaacgagAGAAAATGTCTTGAGCAAGAGAGTCACAAACTAGAAATGGATGTAGTGGCTTCATTCAAAGAGacggaattttttttataaaaaaggcAAACATATCTATAAATTACCTTGCAGTTAGGGGCGGCATGCTTCTCCAAGGCAGCAGCCTGGGACTTGTAAATGGAGACATTCTTGGACATGACATCCTTCCTCTCCATACCTTCTTTCCTGGGGAAACCACCAACCATAACAGCAACGTTGACTCCAGTACATCCCTCAACGGCATCAGTTGTAGCAACAACACCTGATTAAAACACACGttcaaaatattcattatctctCTCACTTGGTAAATattcacattaaaaaaaatgtttatcaCAAACATGAAAACACACAGGTTTAGTTACTACCTTTGAGAAGAGGGAAAGCAGCATCGACCAACTCCATCTTGACACCGTTGAGAGCTTCCGCAGCAGGAGGAATATCCAACATGTGGAGGATCACGGGCTGGTCAGCACCAAGCATGATACCCCTCGCAATCATAGGGACAAGAGCGTATCCAATTTGTCCTGCGCCAAAAAATTTCATTCACCAACTATAAACCATATAATCCAATTACAACCAAACCGTTTTCAGTTCATTAAAAAATCAATCCCTTTAATTTCTCAACGTTTAACCAAACCAGCATGAACGCCCTCAAAGCACATCAACCAAAACCGTTTTCAAATCATTACTCAGATCTCATTTCAACCAACTGATCAGCAAAACCTAGAATCTACGTCTGGTTTAATCGATCGATCGATAATGTATATACGGACGACATAACCAAGACTATGCAGAGATCTGAGTACAGTGAGCTAGAGGTTTGTGATTCGCTAGACTAGCCTAAGATCCGATACTACAGGATCTGAGAATCAGAAAGTTACCTGCAGCGCCGGTAACGAGAACGCGAACTGGTTCCTTCGCCATCTGATCTAGGTCGTTGATTATCGCCGGGAGAATGGATCTGTGTTTTTGAGATTTGGGAGAGGCTTTTGGTTGAATCCGTGAGAGAGCTCACtatggttttcttttatttattggtGGGTGGTGGGAGATATCGAAGGTGTTTTGTCATGCCACGTCATCTAATTTAATCCTATTATCTCGAAGTAATAAATTATCTTAGATTTACAGGATTTAAATTTGGAAAGAGGATATTCGGTGGATAATATTACTCCAATGGGTTTCTTGATGAGGAAGTCAGGCCCATATTTGAGCCCATACTAAGTGACCTTATGAGCATTTCATTGTTTTCTGATGTTCTTGGGTTATAATCACTGCTACAGGCCCAAAAGATCCAAAGAGTACAAGGCCTAATATTTTCAAAGGATTCATGGAGGAGCGTTGGCTGTTTGTTCTTGAATCTTGATCCATCCATGCTTAAGAAACATTGATATAATTGTAAACCAACGTCGAGAATGTTGTTTGAggtcaattttatttttcttccgCTTTGAGGAAGCAGCGATACACATACACTACATTGAGGTGGCGAAGAAGCACGGTTTAACTCCGGCCGGTAGAGCTAGCTCTCGGTTTTCTACGTGACCTGCCCTTTGTAACGATCATGATCATCGGAACAAATTAAAGAAGACCTTTGCTGCGTTTCTGATGACGGAAGAGCCGTACGTACAAAGACCCTTCtttgttttgagaaaaaaataaattctctTTATAAGTTTGTGACTACACGTGAACGTCTTTCCCCTCTCTAATCTCCATATGATgtaagtatttatttatattttatggaCTCAAAGGTTGGATCTGGATCTCATCAGCTCAAAAAGCCAGATCTGTATATCGAGCTCAAAAAGTATATTCCCTCTCTAACTAACCATAATTATTTATTGACTAAAACAGCTGATCAAATAATAAACCGAATAACATGAGTTACATGGGTAACTGAATAATTAAAGAATCACCGATCATGAGTCAGAAACCAGTAATCACCACCGACACAATGAATGTATAAACGCGTTTCAAggatttacatatatatatattccgtGTGTAAAATGGGACATAAGACAGTGACTTGTCCAATAGTCAACTGGTTTTTTTCTCTTATAATCGTCCAGTCATTTTCTCAAAAACTGCAAGAGTTAATTCGATTAAAGAAATTATTAAACACGAATGTGGGTAGTTGTTAATCTATTAGTAATTTAGTATTAATGATGAAATTAAACACGCAATTACGTTCGAATCTACTTGCAGAGATCTCAATTGATTTGATTAAGCtttcaaaaacatatttatttattatataccggaaaataaaaaataaaagagatagattTACAGCAAGTCGACAGTGTAGACAGAGATAGCGACCTTTAAAAGCTGTACAAGGGGGAAGCAGCACTGTACTTATCTCACCAAAAtaggtaaagaaaaaaaaaacatttcgcCAGTGGAAAAAGGCTTTATATCTATCATTCCCCGTGAGATCTAAATCTGTAAAGTTATTCGTCACTTCACTTATCTCACTCCCATTCTCGGATCTCTCGTTCTTGTTCTTCTgtgagtttttctattttttcctctctttttttttaatcaatgaATGTTTCAGTTTTCCCGGGAAATTGATAATTTCATTACCGAGAAATTGGAAACCTACTTATTACTCTCTACTCTCAGATCTACTagttcaatttagtttttttttaaattaatattttttgtctaGAGTAAGAACAGAACTGTTTCCACTTAACTTTATGTTCTGTTTCAATATGCTAAGGTTTTGTTTCTGACCAAACTAAACTCCGATCTGAATCTTCTTCCATTGTCGGTCTATGTTTTTATtccattcatttattttatcgaAAATTTGTTGCCACTAACTATATATCTCACACTTTTGACTGTGTTTAAAGTCTTATGGATTCTTCTCTTTGTATCTATGCAGAGAAACTCACATAAGAGAGAGTGAGAGGAAAGTCTTCGTTTAGGAAGAAGCTCTTTTGCTTCTTTGGTTTTGTGTGAGGAAGCTGCGTTTTGATGATGAGAGGGAGATCTGATGGAGGCCAAAAGAAGCGCCTCATTGCTTCTGTCTGCATAGTGGCTCTATTCCTCTGTTTCTTGTATATGTACTATGGTTCCTCTAGCCAAGGTGCATCAGCTTTGGAGTACGGAAGATCACTGAGAAAACTCGGATCTTCTTATTtgggtggtgatgatgatgataccaAACAGGATGGATCTATCACCAGTGAAGAAGACAGTCTTGTTGTCGCCAAAAGCTTCCCTGTAAGTTGCTTTATCCAAAAGCTACCCCTGTATGCTTTTAAGGCAAAGCTAacttttgttattatatatatatgttataaggTTTGTGATGATCGGCACTCAGAGATCATCCCTTGCTTAGACAGGAACTTCATCTACCAGATGAGGTTGAAGCTTGATCTATCTCTAATGGAACATTACGAACGCCATTGTCCTCCTCCCGAAAGAAAGTTCAACTGTTTGATTCCTCCTCCATCTGGCTACAAGGTTCCTATCAAGTGGCCTAAGAGCAGAGATGAAGTCTGGCAAGCCAACATACCTCACACTCACCTCGCTAAAGAGAAGTCTGATCAGAACTGGATGGTTGTCAAAGGCGATAAGATCAATTTCCCTGGTGGTGGCACTCACTTCCATTACGGTGCTGATAAGTACATTGCATCCATAGCTAATGTAACCCCTCTTACTTAAACTTTTTCATTAACGATAATATgcaatgttttaaaaatctgTTATACGACCGTTATAAATCGGTTAAAAATACAATAGTCTAAGTTGGTATAAATCTGTTTAATCAAGCTATAATGTCAAGTGTAAATCcttaaatttgtataattttttttgtatgtctAACTTTATtaattcatcaaaataattttataattagactaaacaaaaaaaactaaattttctaATAGAAGTATGTGTTTCTAATGGCTTCTTGTGACTTGCAGATGCTTAACTTTTCCAACGGTGTATTAAACGATGAAGGGAGGTTAAGAACGGTTCTTGACGTTGGATGTGGAGTTGCAAGTTTCGGAGCTTACCTCCTCTCCTCTGACATAATCGCTATGTCATTAGCGCCTAACGACGTTCACCAGAACCAAATCCAGTTTGCGCTAGAGAGAGGCATCCCTGCTTACCTCGGTGTCTTAGGCACCAAGAGACTTCCTTACCCGAGCAGATCCTTCGAGTTTGCTCATTGCTCTCGGTGTAGGATCGACTGGCTTCAAAGAGACGGCATCCTTCTCCTCGAGCTTGACCGTGTGCTAAGACCTGGAGGCTATTTCGCTTATTCGTCCCCTGAAGCTTACGCGCAGGACGAAGATAGTTTGAGGATATGGAAAGAGATGAGTGGTATCGTTGAAAGAATGTGTTGGAGAATCGCTGCTAAAAGAAACCAAACTGTTGTTTGGCAGAAACCGTTGAGTAATGACTGTTACTTGGAGAGAGAGCCTGGGACGCAGCCTCCCCTTTGTCGCTCGGATGCTGATCCTGATGCGGTTTATGGTGTGTCGATGGAAGCTTGCATCACTCCTTACTCCAAGCGTAAGTACTTCCGTTCTGAGAGAGACATACTTAGTGTTAATTCTGGAAGTATCTTAAAATCTTGTGCACCAGTAAAAGAAAAGACTAGCATTTGTTGGACGGTACACGCTTTTTAggataattatttttgataaatatgtaTTCCTAAAAAATCGGATTTTGAGGCTAATATAACATGGACTTGTAAACACATAATGATATACACATCTTAAGGTTTTGgtttctttgctttctttgaatTTGATTTGCGTTTATTCACAACACTTGGCTCgttttttaataatgtttttctttttttttttaaatacagatGACCATAAAACAAAAGGAAGTGGGTTAGCTCCATGGCCAGCTAGGATGacttctcctcctcctcgtcttgCAGACTTTGGTTATTCAACACATATGTTTGAGAAAGACACGGTACTATTACTAAGACCTGCAATGATCTTTTTTTACTCTTGATAAGATTATAGAACACACACAAAGAAAGAGTttaagcatttttttttttgttt from Raphanus sativus cultivar WK10039 chromosome 8, ASM80110v3, whole genome shotgun sequence includes:
- the LOC108820777 gene encoding 1-aminocyclopropane-1-carboxylate oxidase homolog 6-like, whose translation is METKDFDTYSERKAFDETKEGVKGLVDAHVTEIPRIFRLPQDFLSDKKPSVSSSDPAIPIIDFADVHVSREHIVEKIKDAAGNWGFFQVINHDVPLTVLEEIQEGVRRFFEQDPEVKKAYFTRDAAKTFVYNSNFDLYGSSLCVGWRDSFACYMSPDPPNPEELPVVCRDAMIEHTKHIKSLGVLLFELLSEALGLSSDKLKSMDCMKGFLMICHYYPPCPQPDLTIGTNNHSDNSFLTVLLQDQVGGLQIHHQDHWVDVTPIPGALVINIGDFLQLITNDKFISAEHRVLSNRNETRISVASFFSTSMLPNATVYGPIKELLSEKNPPKYREFTLEEYTKGYFKKGLDGTSYLSNFKI
- the LOC108818969 gene encoding cryptochrome-2 isoform X2 gives rise to the protein MSTNKKTIVWFRRDLRIEDNPALAAAAHEGSVFPVFIWCPEEEGQFYPGRASRWWMKQSLAHLSQSLKALGSHLTLIKTHNTVSAILDCVRATGATKVVFNHLYDPVSLVRDHTVKEKLVERGVSVQSYNGDLLYEPWEIYCEKGKPFTSFNSYWKKCLDMSVESVVLPPPWRLVPLTAAETVWACSIEELGLENEAEKPSNALLTRAWSPGWSNADKILNEFIEKQLIDYAKNSKKVVGNSTSLLSPYLHFGEISVRRVFQCARMKQIIWTRDKNGEGEESADLFLRGIGLRDYSRYICFNFPFTHEQSLLSHLRFFPWDADVEKFKAWRQGRTGYPLVDAGMRELWATGWMHNRIRVIVSSFAVKFLLLPWKWGMKYFWDTLLDADLECDIIGWQYISGSLPDGHELDRLDNPAIQGAKYDPEGEYIRQWLPELSRLPTEWIHHPWDAPLTVLKASGVELGTNYAKPIVDIDTARELLTKAISRTREAQIMIGAAPDEIVADSFEALEAANTVKEHGLCPSSNDQQVPSDVRYNGSKRVKPVEEEEEEDEEREMKKLRGFNEVIREEEERGLFSTAESSSSSSVRSVFMVSHSCSLVSEGKNLEGIQDSSDQIATSLGKNG
- the LOC108818969 gene encoding cryptochrome-2 isoform X1, translated to MSTNKKTIVWFRRDLRIEDNPALAAAAHEGSVFPVFIWCPEEEGQFYPGRASRWWMKQSLAHLSQSLKALGSHLTLIKTHNTVSAILDCVRATGATKVVFNHLYDPVSLVRDHTVKEKLVERGVSVQSYNGDLLYEPWEIYCEKGKPFTSFNSYWKKCLDMSVESVVLPPPWRLVPLTAAAETVWACSIEELGLENEAEKPSNALLTRAWSPGWSNADKILNEFIEKQLIDYAKNSKKVVGNSTSLLSPYLHFGEISVRRVFQCARMKQIIWTRDKNGEGEESADLFLRGIGLRDYSRYICFNFPFTHEQSLLSHLRFFPWDADVEKFKAWRQGRTGYPLVDAGMRELWATGWMHNRIRVIVSSFAVKFLLLPWKWGMKYFWDTLLDADLECDIIGWQYISGSLPDGHELDRLDNPAIQGAKYDPEGEYIRQWLPELSRLPTEWIHHPWDAPLTVLKASGVELGTNYAKPIVDIDTARELLTKAISRTREAQIMIGAAPDEIVADSFEALEAANTVKEHGLCPSSNDQQVPSDVRYNGSKRVKPVEEEEEEDEEREMKKLRGFNEVIREEEERGLFSTAESSSSSSVRSVFMVSHSCSLVSEGKNLEGIQDSSDQIATSLGKNG
- the LOC108819428 gene encoding malate dehydrogenase 1, cytoplasmic; this encodes MAKEPVRVLVTGAAGQIGYALVPMIARGIMLGADQPVILHMLDIPPAAEALNGVKMELVDAAFPLLKGVVATTDAVEGCTGVNVAVMVGGFPRKEGMERKDVMSKNVSIYKSQAAALEKHAAPNCKVLVVANPANTNALILKEFAPSIPEKNITCLTRLDHNRALGQISERLSVPVSDVKNVIIWGNHSSTQYPDVNHAKVQTSSGEKPVRELVKNDEWLNGEFITTVQQRGAAIIKARKLSSALSAASSACDHIRDWVLGTPEGTFVSMGVYSDGSYNVPSGLIYSFPVTCRNGEWSIVQGLLIDEVSRKKMDLTAEELKEEKDLAYSCLS